A segment of the Oncorhynchus tshawytscha isolate Ot180627B linkage group LG06, Otsh_v2.0, whole genome shotgun sequence genome:
TTTTGCTCTTTCTCAGCCTTGATGAATGCCGCAACATAATTCTGCAGTATGGGGTGCGAGAGGTTACTGCCAGCCAGGTGGCCAGGGTCCTGGGGATGATGGCTCGTACCCACTCTGGCTTGTCTGATGGGATCCCCCTACAGGTGAGGGTTGACCTGATAGTAACTTAATAAACCTTCTCAAAGCTCTGTAAAAATAATCCTGTATCTGCTTTCTTTATATACTAATGCATTCTTTACATCTTCCTCAGTCCATCTCTGCTCCCGGCAGTGGCATTTGGAGTGATGGAAAGGACAAGAGTGATGGTTCTCAGGCCCACACTTGGAATGTAGAAGTTCTGATTGACGTGGTCAAAGAAGTTGTAAGTTATAGTGGAATTACTTGATATTCCCGTTCAGTTGGCCATTCTCGTCTTATACTTTGTTCATAACATTTCCTTTTTATATTTAAGAACCCCAATCTGAACTTCAAAGAGGTGACCTACGAGCTCGATCACCCTGGCTTTATGATCCGGGACAGTAAGGGACTTCAGATGGTGGTGTATGGGATCCAGAGGGGCCTGGGTATGGAGGTGTTCCCTGTCGACCTCATCTACCGGCCCTGGAAGCATGCTGAGGGACAGGTAAGGAAGAGGGGATCATTGTTGTGTAAAAATGACCACATACTTAATGCTTTGGGCTCTTGTCCTACCACTGGACTTCCTCCTCGGCCCTCctgacctttctctctcccctcctttccagCTGTCATTCATTCAGCACTCCCTCATGAGCCCAGATGTGTTCTGCTTCGCTGACTTCCCCTGCCACACCGTAGCCATCGACATACTGAAGGCGCCACCCGAGGACGATAACAGGGAGATAGCCACCTGGTGTGTGAAACACAGCCCTCCTGACCACCACAGTTCCAGATACTCCTTTACATGAATTATTGGTCAAATGTCATGCCATTTCTGATGGTCTTTATTTGTGATTTTTCGCCGCACAGGAAGAGCCTGGACCTGGTGGAGAGCCTCCTGCGCCTCTCTGAGGTGGGCCAGTACGAGCAGGTGAAGCAGCTCTTCAGTTTCCCCATCAAACACTGTCCTGACATGCTGGTGCTGGCGCTGCTGCAGATCAGCACCTCCTGGCACACCCTGCGCCACGAGCTCATCTCCACCCTCATGCCCATCTTCCTGGGCAACCACCCCAACTCCGCCATCATCTTGCACTATGCGTGGCACGGACAGGGCCAGTCCCCCTCTATCCGCCAGCTGATCATGCACTCGATGGCAGAGTGGTACATGAGAGGAGAGCAGTACGACCAGGCCAAGCTGTCCCGCATCCTGGATGTGGCCCAGGACTTGAAGGTAGAAATCAGGGATGCTCTTAAGGAAATATAATGACAACTTTGATATAGTTTTGTACAAGGCCACGTTGCAAACTTTTTATGTTGCAAAATCCAAACTGTTCCtcttgtttttcagtctctttcaATGCTGCTAAATGGTACTCCATTTGCCTTTGTTATTGACCTTGCTGCACTTGCATCTCGCCGTGAATACCTCAAACTTGACAAATGGCTGACTGACAAAATCCGAGAGCACGGGGTGGGTGGCGTGAGTTGAGCCTTTAATTTACAACAATTATACATGCACATTGCTACAAAAGTTACTTGGATATAGTGTATGACAGTTATTTACCTGTTTGCCGTTCTAGGAGCCCTTCATCCAGGCATGTGTAACGTTCCTGAAGAGGCGCTGTCCCTCTATTATGGGTGGTCTGGCCCCAGAGAAGGACCAGCCCAAAAGCGCCCAGCTCCCCCCGGAAACGATGGCTACCATGCTGGGCTGTCTGCAGTCCTGTGCCGGGTGAGTTTTCCGTGTTTCCATCAGAGGTTGAATCATTAGACCTATGATCACATTTGTGACCGGTATGCTCCCTTTCTTTACTTCAATCATATTAAATGGTTGTGCCAAAAGGTCTAGGTTCCATAATACAACATGAACTTGAAATTAATTATCTTTCTAAATATGAAACAAGGTCATATAGTTAAATAATTGATGTATTTTTCAGGAGTGTGTCTCAAGAGCTCTCTGAGACTATCTTGACCATGGTTGCCAACTGTAGCAACGTCATGAACAAAGCCCGCCAGCCACCACCGGGGGTCATGCCAAAGGGACGTGCTCCCAGCACCAGCAGCCTAGACGCCATTTCCCCTGTGCAGGTATCGGTGTCTCCTCTCCAGGTGAAGGGCATTGCATCTATGTTCTCTAACACTGTTATTGGGTAATGTGTATCGGCTAGAAACATTGTACTTTCATCATCCCCTAAATTTACATTTGTTCCATTCTGTGTTCTAGATGGATCCCCTGACAGCCATGGGTTCGCTGAACCTGAGCAGCTCTGccacctctcacacacagagcatgCAGGGCTTCCCTACCCCGCTGGGCTCTGCCTTCAGCAACCCCCAGTCCCCAGCTAAGGCCTTCCCTCCACtgtccaaccccaaccccagcacACCGTTTGGGGGGATTGGAAGCCTCTCTTCACAGCTAGGTAACACAGGTATGAGTAGAGAAACTGCCATAGAGATAATTTCATAGTGTTTTGATTACAATATAATGGAGGActaaacttgttttttttttcttttgtcTAGGTCCGCTGGGATCAGGCATTGGTTCTGGTCTTGGAATGCCAGCGGTGAGCAGTGATCCGTTTGGGACGAGGAAGATGAGCACACCGGGCCTGAATCCGACCACCTTTCAGCAGAGTAAGATGAAGGCCTgtaagtggtggtggtgtgactgAGTGTGCTAGGCGCCTCAACTGTATTTCCTCCCAAAACGTTCTCTTTATCTCCTAATGGGCTCTTGAAGTAATGTGGTTTTACTGGAGTCAATTACAAATGCTTTAACATTTCTCATCTGAAAACATTGAGTACAATCTGGGAAGAAAAACAGTGTCTTTCACACATTGAATCAGAGGAAATACAGGTCAGTCTTCCATTAAACACAAATTGGCAAATTCCTATGCTCCTAATTGACAGGAATTTGAACTTGTATTTTTGGTACAATCCTTGTacatatgttttttttgtgtggtgTTTGTTGGTTTGATAGTGAAAAACATCCTAAGCTTGTTTGTAATAACCttgcaaatgttttatttgttgcAATTGAAACTACTATTGAAATAGTTCCGAAGGGTTTTCTATGGCAGTGTTTGATTTAGTCTGACCTTTTTCCCAGCTGACTTATCTCAGGTGTGGCCCGAGGCTAACCAGCACTTTAGTAAGGAGATTGACGATGAGGCTAACAGTTACTTCCAGCGCATCTACAACCACCCTCCGCACCCCACCATGTCTGTGGATGAGGTGAGTCCCTGAGTAAAATAGTCTGCAGTTGTTTCAGGCACTGACCCAGTGATGGTGTTTAGCCTCAAGCTGACAGCTGTTTAAGTCATGGTGCCCCTCTCTTTGCAGGTGCTGGAGATGTTGCAGAGGTTCAAGGACTCCACCATCAAGCGAGAGCGGGAGGTCTTTAactgtatgctgaggaacttgtTTGAGGAGTACCGCTTCTTCCCCCAGTACCCCGACAAGGAGCTGCACATCACTGCCTGCCTGTTCGGGGGGATCATTGAGAAGGGTCTTGTCACCTACATGGCCCTTGGACTGGCCCTCAGATATGTCCTTGAAGCCTTAAGGAAGCCATTTGGATCCAAAATGTATTACTTTGGAATCGCTGCTCTAGATAGATTCAAAAATAGGTATGGACTTGCTGTTGCTATAGAACGTTGTATATGTATGATTCAAATGATCTGTGGTCTGCTGTAGGGGTAATTTGATCTCTCCTTCTCTAGGCTGAAGGACTATCCCCAATATTGTCAGCACTTGGCCTCGATCGGCCACTTTCTGCAATTCCCCCTTCATTTGCAAGAGGTAATTGGATTTCCTGTGTATTTGTGAGACAATTTGTCATTCATCTGTACAAGTAccttgtcttttatactgatctCCGCACCACCTTAGCCAGAGGTGCGGATCCTACTTCACGATAAATAAGTCTCTCGCTCTGGCACTTTCGAATATCCTGTGCGTGCAGTATATCGAGTATGGCCAACAGTCACGGGATCCTCCAGTGAAGATGCAAGGATCCATCACCACCCCTGGAAGCCTGGCGTTGGCTCAAGCTCAGGCCCAGTCTCAGCCTCCCAAAGCCCCCCAGCCTGGACAGCCCAGCACCCTGGTCACCACAGCTACCGCCACCACCACTGTCGCCAAAACCACTACCATCACCCGACCTACCCCTGGCAGCTTCAAGAAGGATGTGCCGGTGAGTACCTGAGACAATTGTACcatgtgaaatatatatatatacatatatatatatatatgcctatGCTTTTAGCTGGCCATGTGAAATGACGCCAGCGACCTAGTGCTTCAGTGTTTGTTTACTGCGTTGCTATAGTTTCATTGTCAATGGCAACACTAAACAGTTCCGTGAGGATGGTTCCCTAATTTGTACAACGATATGCTGCTCATTTTTGTGTGCACGCAAACATGCACAGAAGGGGAGAGGGTCAGGAAATTTTTTCAAGCAAATGGGGCAGGTCTAAGAGAATGAGAATTTGTTTCTAATGCGGTCATTGAAGAAATAATTAATATACTGGGATTGTTTGGCAATAATGCACTAAGTAATAATTTTATGGGAATTTGAGCTAGTGTAAAATTATGATTTCCAAAGTGGAGGTTAGTAGATTGTAAAACATTTTGTTCTGAATGTATATTCTAATCTATTAATTTCAGCCTTCCATCAACACCACAAACATTGACACTCTGCTAGTAGCAACAGACCAAACTGAGAGGATTGTGGAACCCCCAGAGAATGTTCAAGAGAAAATTGCTTTCATCTTCAATAACCTGTCACAATCCAACATGACACAGAAGGTGGGCCGTAGAGATACATTTTTGTTTGCTTACTCTATATTGCTACTGTGTATTAAACATCTTGGTTTtggtcaatttaaatacatttctgTAATTTTACAAATGCTTGTGTCTTTTCATCCAACTCCCAAGGTCGAGGAGTTAAAGGAAACTGTGAAAGAGGAGTTTATGCCCTGGGTTTCCCAGTATCTGGTCATGAAGAGGGTCAGCATTGAGCCCAACTTCCACAGCCTATATTCCAACTTTCTAGACACCCTGAAGAACCCTGAGTTTGTCAAAATGGTCCTGAATGAAACTTACAGAAACATCAAGGTGTGTGATTATTCACTTAAACAACATTTATGGAAAACGTTTAAGAGAGCTACTTTAACACTAGCCTTTTCTCTCTCCGTGTGTCAGGTTCTCCTTACCTCTGATAAGGCAGCTGCAAACTTTTCTGATCGATCCCTACTGAAGAATTTGGGCCACTGGCTTGGCATGATCACTCTGGCTAAAAACAAGCCCATCCTGTACACGGTGAGTACATTTCCTCACTTTTAAATGTTGGCCTGTATAGAACTTTCCATTTGTTTTCCTCCCAACAAATACCAAATGCTTGTAACTGTGCCCCTAGATGGTATTTTGTTTATCCTGCCTTTTTTGTAAAACTTTTTTTAGGATTTGGAGGTGAAATCCCTCTTGTTGGAAGCCTATGTCAAGGGGCAGCAGGAGCTACTCTATGTGGTCCCGTTTGTGGCCAAAGTCCTGGAATCCAGTTTGCGTAGCGTGGTAAGACCACATCTCACAATTTTCAAATGTATCAATAGGTATCTGAATTCACATTTTAATTTCTAGGGAACAACTTTAGCAATGTTATCAAAGTGATAATGACAAAGTGAGCTTAGGCCCAACACAGACAATGCCAGCCCCGGCAGGCAGGACCTACAGGAATAGcgagacagccaatccaacagaCAATATGGTTGGGTCTGGAGTTGAACTAGCTACTAGTTTTTCCTGGTCATGTCCCATGGTCAAGAGAAACTATGGGCCCTAAGACTGACTCAGTCCCATCAGGCAGAGTACCTACCGGAGCTGACAGGGAGCCAGTCCTTCCAGGCAGAATACCTACAGCAGCAGACAGGGAGCCAGCCAGAACTAGATGATGTAGACCATTATAGGCAGTATTATAGCCCATCTCCAGAAGAAGCAAAGAGGCGCAAAGTATGTGTGCTATTTTTGCTCCATAAAAATACTATTTGGTTAAACATTGTTTTGGACCAAATGGCTCTCTGGGTACATTATTTATGCCCACTGGAGTTATGTATTTGcacactttttttctctctgttaTGCCTAATTTCATTGTTTTTAAGAGCAGGTTAAATGTTTTCTCAGATCTTCCGACCTCAGAATCCCTGGACCATGGCCATCATGAATGTTCTGGCAGAGTTGCATACGGAACATGATCTAAAGGTCCGGTAACCCTTTCTCTTTCATCCACCAGCATCGACATGTTTTTAACACGTTTTTTGACTTTTCACCTACTGATTGTCATTGTGCCTCTTTCCCCACTACAGCTGAACTTAAAGTTTGAGATTGAGGTGCTGTGTAAGAACTTATCACTGGACATCAACGACCTGAAGCCTGGCACCCTGCTGAAAGACAAAGACAAGTTGAAGAGTCTGGAGGAGCAGCTCTCTGCACCAAAGAAAGAGGCCAAGCCCCCTGAAGAAATGATCCCTATTGTTAGCACAGGTATCCAGCACTTTCAAACTGGGATGCCCCTTGTCGGTGTGTGGATATCTTTCTATCAATTTTATTTCAAATGTTTGTTTAATCTGAATGTCATCATGTATATTGAAATGTTAATATTTAATCACAATTGTTGAATAAGATTTTAGCCCATCTTAAGTTCCATCATTTGAATGTAGAATGACAACCTGGATTTGTAGTGTTTGGCCAAGAACATTTAacccgtttctttttttgttttgttcaagCCGCTGCGTTTGagctctttttttcttcttctgtattTTAATCACAATAGTGTTTTTGTAACCAACAGGAGACTTTCTTCCATTTGCAGCTGCACCATCCACTCCTGCCCCAACCACCACTTGCTCAGCTACTGGGCCCCCTACCCCGCAGTTTAGCTATCATGACATCAATGTGTACGCCCTTGCAGGGCTAGCCCCTCACATCAATATCAACATCAACGTAAGTAGCACCTTCACTCAAACACCTTGTGACGAATACACATGGTAAGTCGTGAGTTGTGGCGGTACTAACTCTTCACTCCCTGCAGATCCCCTTGCTTCAAGCCCACCCTCAGCTCAAGCAGTGTGTGAGACAGTCCATTGAGCGGGCCGTGCAAGAGCTTGTCCACCCTGTAGTGGACCGCTCCATCAAGATCGCCATGACCACCTGCGAGCAGATCGTCAGGAAGGACTTTGCTCTGGACTCGGAGGAGTCGCGCATGCGTGTGGCAGCTCATCATATGATGCGCAACCTGACCGCCGGCATGGCAATGATCACCTGCCGGGAGCCCCTGCTCATGAGCATCGCCACCAACCTGAAGAACAGCTTTGCCGCTGCCCTCAGGGTAGGCATCTTCATTCTCTCCCATTTCACATGCACGAAGAGCTATATAAAATATTATTAGTGGTGTTCTTGCTTATAACTGCTCCTGTCCCCCTCCAGGCCCCCACCCCCcagcagagagagatgatggaggaagCTGCTGCCAGGGTTGCCCAGGACAACTGTGAGCTGGCCTGCTGCTTCATCCAGaa
Coding sequences within it:
- the cnot1 gene encoding CCR4-NOT transcription complex subunit 1 isoform X17, which codes for MNLDSLSLALSQISYLVDNLTKKNYRASQQEIQHIVNRHGPEADRHLLRCLFSHVDFSGDGKSSGKDFHQFLIQECVSLISKPNFISTLCYAIDNPLHYQKSLKPSAHLFTQLSKVLKLSKVQEVIFGLALLNSCNADLRGFAAQFVKQKLPDLLRSYVDADLGINQEGGFQDIAIEVLHLLLSHLLFGQKGASGVGQEQIDAFLKTLCRDFPQARCPVVLAPLLYPEKRDILMDRILPDSGELAKTMMESSLAEFMQEVGYGFCASLDECRNIILQYGVREVTASQVARVLGMMARTHSGLSDGIPLQSISAPGSGIWSDGKDKSDGSQAHTWNVEVLIDVVKEVNPNLNFKEVTYELDHPGFMIRDSKGLQMVVYGIQRGLGMEVFPVDLIYRPWKHAEGQLSFIQHSLMSPDVFCFADFPCHTVAIDILKAPPEDDNREIATWKSLDLVESLLRLSEVGQYEQVKQLFSFPIKHCPDMLVLALLQISTSWHTLRHELISTLMPIFLGNHPNSAIILHYAWHGQGQSPSIRQLIMHSMAEWYMRGEQYDQAKLSRILDVAQDLKSLSMLLNGTPFAFVIDLAALASRREYLKLDKWLTDKIREHGEPFIQACVTFLKRRCPSIMGGLAPEKDQPKSAQLPPETMATMLGCLQSCAGSVSQELSETILTMVANCSNVMNKARQPPPGVMPKGRAPSTSSLDAISPVQMDPLTAMGSLNLSSSATSHTQSMQGFPTPLGSAFSNPQSPAKAFPPLSNPNPSTPFGGIGSLSSQLGNTGPLGSGIGSGLGMPAVSSDPFGTRKMSTPGLNPTTFQQSKMKASDLSQVWPEANQHFSKEIDDEANSYFQRIYNHPPHPTMSVDEVLEMLQRFKDSTIKREREVFNCMLRNLFEEYRFFPQYPDKELHITACLFGGIIEKGLVTYMALGLALRYVLEALRKPFGSKMYYFGIAALDRFKNRLKDYPQYCQHLASIGHFLQFPLHLQEYIEYGQQSRDPPVKMQGSITTPGSLALAQAQAQSQPPKAPQPGQPSTLVTTATATTTVAKTTTITRPTPGSFKKDVPPSINTTNIDTLLVATDQTERIVEPPENVQEKIAFIFNNLSQSNMTQKVEELKETVKEEFMPWVSQYLVMKRVSIEPNFHSLYSNFLDTLKNPEFVKMVLNETYRNIKVLLTSDKAAANFSDRSLLKNLGHWLGMITLAKNKPILYTDLEVKSLLLEAYVKGQQELLYVVPFVAKVLESSLRSVIFRPQNPWTMAIMNVLAELHTEHDLKLNLKFEIEVLCKNLSLDINDLKPGTLLKDKDKLKSLEEQLSAPKKEAKPPEEMIPIVSTAAPSTPAPTTTCSATGPPTPQFSYHDINVYALAGLAPHINININIPLLQAHPQLKQCVRQSIERAVQELVHPVVDRSIKIAMTTCEQIVRKDFALDSEESRMRVAAHHMMRNLTAGMAMITCREPLLMSIATNLKNSFAAALRAPTPQQREMMEEAAARVAQDNCELACCFIQKTAVEKAGPEMDKRLATEFELRKHARQEGRRYCDPVVLTYQAERMPEQIRLKVGGVDPKQLAVYEEFARNVPGFLPSNDLSQPTGFLAQPMKQQAWATDDVAQIYDKCMADLEQHLHAIPPALAMNPQTQALRSLLEAVALARNSRDGIAALGLLQKAVEGLLDATSGADADLLLRYRECHLLVLKALQDGRAYGPLWCNKQITRCLIECRDEYKYNVEAVELLIRNHLVNMQQYDLHLAQSMENGLHYMAVAFAMQLVKLLLVDERSVSHITEADLFHTIETLMRTSAHSRANAPEGLPQLMDVVRSNYEAMIDRAHGGPNFMMHSGISQASEYDDPPGLREKAEYLLREWVNLYHSAAAGRDSTKAFSAFVGQMHQQGILKTDDLITRFFRLCTEMCVEISYRAQAEQQHNPAASAAIIRAKCYHNLDAFVRLIALLVKHSGEATNTVTKINLLNKVLGIVVGVLIQDHDVRQTEFQQLPYHRIFIMLLLELNAPEHVLETINFQTLTAFCNTFHILRPTKAPGFVYAWLELISHRIFIARMLAHTPQQKGWPMYAQLLIDLFKYLAPFLRNVELNKPMQILYKGTLRVLLVLLHDFPEFLCDYHYGFCDVIPPNCIQLRNLILSAFPRNMRLPDPFTPNLKVDMLSEINIAPRILTNFTGVMPSQFKKDLDSYLKTRSPVTFLSELRSNLQVSNEPGNRYNIQLINALVLYVGTQAIAHIHNKGSTPSMSTITHSAHMDIFQNLAVDLDTEGRYLFLNAIANQLRYPNSHTHYFSCTMLYLFAEANTEAIQEQITRVLLERLIVNRPHPWGLLITFIELIKNPAFKFWSHDFVHCAPEIEKLFQSVAQCCMGQKQAQQVMEGTGAS
- the cnot1 gene encoding CCR4-NOT transcription complex subunit 1 isoform X19, yielding MNLDSLSLALSQISYLVDNLTKKNYRASQQEIQHIVNRHGPEADRHLLRCLFSHVDFSGDGKSSGKDFHQFLIQECVSLISKPNFISTLCYAIDNPLHYQKSLKPSAHLFTQLSKVLKLSKVQEVIFGLALLNSCNADLRGFAAQFVKQKLPDLLRSYVDADLGINQEGGFQDIAIEVLHLLLSHLLFGQKGASGVGQEQIDAFLKTLCRDFPQARCPVVLAPLLYPEKRDILMDRILPDSGELAKTMMESSLAEFMQEVGYGFCASLDECRNIILQYGVREVTASQVARVLGMMARTHSGLSDGIPLQSISAPGSGIWSDGKDKSDGSQAHTWNVEVLIDVVKEVNPNLNFKEVTYELDHPGFMIRDSKGLQMVVYGIQRGLGMEVFPVDLIYRPWKHAEGQLSFIQHSLMSPDVFCFADFPCHTVAIDILKAPPEDDNREIATWKSLDLVESLLRLSEVGQYEQVKQLFSFPIKHCPDMLVLALLQISTSWHTLRHELISTLMPIFLGNHPNSAIILHYAWHGQGQSPSIRQLIMHSMAEWYMRGEQYDQAKLSRILDVAQDLKSLSMLLNGTPFAFVIDLAALASRREYLKLDKWLTDKIREHGEPFIQACVTFLKRRCPSIMGGLAPEKDQPKSAQLPPETMATMLGCLQSCAGSVSQELSETILTMVANCSNVMNKARQPPPGVMPKGRAPSTSSLDAISPVQMDPLTAMGSLNLSSSATSHTQSMQGFPTPLGSAFSNPQSPAKAFPPLSNPNPSTPFGGIGSLSSQLGNTGPLGSGIGSGLGMPAVSSDPFGTRKMSTPGLNPTTFQQTDLSQVWPEANQHFSKEIDDEANSYFQRIYNHPPHPTMSVDEVLEMLQRFKDSTIKREREVFNCMLRNLFEEYRFFPQYPDKELHITACLFGGIIEKGLVTYMALGLALRYVLEALRKPFGSKMYYFGIAALDRFKNRLKDYPQYCQHLASIGHFLQFPLHLQEYIEYGQQSRDPPVKMQGSITTPGSLALAQAQAQSQPPKAPQPGQPSTLVTTATATTTVAKTTTITRPTPGSFKKDVPPSINTTNIDTLLVATDQTERIVEPPENVQEKIAFIFNNLSQSNMTQKVEELKETVKEEFMPWVSQYLVMKRVSIEPNFHSLYSNFLDTLKNPEFVKMVLNETYRNIKVLLTSDKAAANFSDRSLLKNLGHWLGMITLAKNKPILYTDLEVKSLLLEAYVKGQQELLYVVPFVAKVLESSLRSVIFRPQNPWTMAIMNVLAELHTEHDLKLNLKFEIEVLCKNLSLDINDLKPGTLLKDKDKLKSLEEQLSAPKKEAKPPEEMIPIVSTAAPSTPAPTTTCSATGPPTPQFSYHDINVYALAGLAPHINININIPLLQAHPQLKQCVRQSIERAVQELVHPVVDRSIKIAMTTCEQIVRKDFALDSEESRMRVAAHHMMRNLTAGMAMITCREPLLMSIATNLKNSFAAALRAPTPQQREMMEEAAARVAQDNCELACCFIQKTAVEKAGPEMDKRLATEFELRKHARQEGRRYCDPVVLTYQAERMPEQIRLKVGGVDPKQLAVYEEFARNVPGFLPSNDLSQPTGFLAQPMKQQAWATDDVAQIYDKCMADLEQHLHAIPPALAMNPQTQALRSLLEAVALARNSRDGIAALGLLQKAVEGLLDATSGADADLLLRYRECHLLVLKALQDGRAYGPLWCNKQITRCLIECRDEYKYNVEAVELLIRNHLVNMQQYDLHLAQSMENGLHYMAVAFAMQLVKLLLVDERSVSHITEADLFHTIETLMRTSAHSRANAPEGLPQLMDVVRSNYEAMIDRAHGGPNFMMHSGISQASEYDDPPGLREKAEYLLREWVNLYHSAAAGRDSTKAFSAFVGQMHQQGILKTDDLITRFFRLCTEMCVEISYRAQAEQQHNPAASAAIIRAKCYHNLDAFVRLIALLVKHSGEATNTVTKINLLNKVLGIVVGVLIQDHDVRQTEFQQLPYHRIFIMLLLELNAPEHVLETINFQTLTAFCNTFHILRPTKAPGFVYAWLELISHRIFIARMLAHTPQQKGWPMYAQLLIDLFKYLAPFLRNVELNKPMQILYKGTLRVLLVLLHDFPEFLCDYHYGFCDVIPPNCIQLRNLILSAFPRNMRLPDPFTPNLKVDMLSEINIAPRILTNFTGVMPSQFKKDLDSYLKTRSPVTFLSELRSNLQVSNEPGNRYNIQLINALVLYVGTQAIAHIHNKGSTPSMSTITHSAHMDIFQNLAVDLDTEGRYLFLNAIANQLRYPNSHTHYFSCTMLYLFAEANTEAIQEQITRVLLERLIVNRPHPWGLLITFIELIKNPAFKFWSHDFVHCAPEIEKLFQSVAQCCMGQKQAQQVMEGTGAS
- the cnot1 gene encoding CCR4-NOT transcription complex subunit 1 isoform X18 encodes the protein MNLDSLSLALSQISYLVDNLTKKNYRASQQEIQHIVNRHGPEADRHLLRCLFSHVDFSGDGKSSGKDFHQFLIQECVSLISKPNFISTLCYAIDNPLHYQKSLKPSAHLFTQLSKVLKLSKVQEVIFGLALLNSCNADLRGFAAQFVKQKLPDLLRSYVDADLGINQEGGFQDIAIEVLHLLLSHLLFGQKGASGVGQEQIDAFLKTLCRDFPQARCPVVLAPLLYPEKRDILMDRILPDSGELAKTMMESSLAEFMQEVGYGFCASLDECRNIILQYGVREVTASQVARVLGMMARTHSGLSDGIPLQSISAPGSGIWSDGKDKSDGSQAHTWNVEVLIDVVKEVNPNLNFKEVTYELDHPGFMIRDSKGLQMVVYGIQRGLGMEVFPVDLIYRPWKHAEGQLSFIQHSLMSPDVFCFADFPCHTVAIDILKAPPEDDNREIATWKSLDLVESLLRLSEVGQYEQVKQLFSFPIKHCPDMLVLALLQISTSWHTLRHELISTLMPIFLGNHPNSAIILHYAWHGQGQSPSIRQLIMHSMAEWYMRGEQYDQAKLSRILDVAQDLKSLSMLLNGTPFAFVIDLAALASRREYLKLDKWLTDKIREHGEPFIQACVTFLKRRCPSIMGGLAPEKDQPKSAQLPPETMATMLGCLQSCAGSVSQELSETILTMVANCSNVMNKARQPPPGVMPKGRAPSTSSLDAISPVQMDPLTAMGSLNLSSSATSHTQSMQGFPTPLGSAFSNPQSPAKAFPPLSNPNPSTPFGGIGSLSSQLGPLGSGIGSGLGMPAVSSDPFGTRKMSTPGLNPTTFQQTDLSQVWPEANQHFSKEIDDEANSYFQRIYNHPPHPTMSVDEVLEMLQRFKDSTIKREREVFNCMLRNLFEEYRFFPQYPDKELHITACLFGGIIEKGLVTYMALGLALRYVLEALRKPFGSKMYYFGIAALDRFKNRLKDYPQYCQHLASIGHFLQFPLHLQEYIEYGQQSRDPPVKMQGSITTPGSLALAQAQAQSQPPKAPQPGQPSTLVTTATATTTVAKTTTITRPTPGSFKKDVPPSINTTNIDTLLVATDQTERIVEPPENVQEKIAFIFNNLSQSNMTQKVEELKETVKEEFMPWVSQYLVMKRVSIEPNFHSLYSNFLDTLKNPEFVKMVLNETYRNIKVLLTSDKAAANFSDRSLLKNLGHWLGMITLAKNKPILYTDLEVKSLLLEAYVKGQQELLYVVPFVAKVLESSLRSVIFRPQNPWTMAIMNVLAELHTEHDLKLNLKFEIEVLCKNLSLDINDLKPGTLLKDKDKLKSLEEQLSAPKKEAKPPEEMIPIVSTGIQHFQTGMPLVGDFLPFAAAPSTPAPTTTCSATGPPTPQFSYHDINVYALAGLAPHINININIPLLQAHPQLKQCVRQSIERAVQELVHPVVDRSIKIAMTTCEQIVRKDFALDSEESRMRVAAHHMMRNLTAGMAMITCREPLLMSIATNLKNSFAAALRAPTPQQREMMEEAAARVAQDNCELACCFIQKTAVEKAGPEMDKRLATEFELRKHARQEGRRYCDPVVLTYQAERMPEQIRLKVGGVDPKQLAVYEEFARNVPGFLPSNDLSQPTGFLAQPMKQQAWATDDVAQIYDKCMADLEQHLHAIPPALAMNPQTQALRSLLEAVALARNSRDGIAALGLLQKAVEGLLDATSGADADLLLRYRECHLLVLKALQDGRAYGPLWCNKQITRCLIECRDEYKYNVEAVELLIRNHLVNMQQYDLHLAQSMENGLHYMAVAFAMQLVKLLLVDERSVSHITEADLFHTIETLMRTSAHSRANAPEGLPQLMDVVRSNYEAMIDRAHGGPNFMMHSGISQASEYDDPPGLREKAEYLLREWVNLYHSAAAGRDSTKAFSAFVGQMHQQGILKTDDLITRFFRLCTEMCVEISYRAQAEQQHNPAASAAIIRAKCYHNLDAFVRLIALLVKHSGEATNTVTKINLLNKVLGIVVGVLIQDHDVRQTEFQQLPYHRIFIMLLLELNAPEHVLETINFQTLTAFCNTFHILRPTKAPGFVYAWLELISHRIFIARMLAHTPQQKGWPMYAQLLIDLFKYLAPFLRNVELNKPMQILYKGTLRVLLVLLHDFPEFLCDYHYGFCDVIPPNCIQLRNLILSAFPRNMRLPDPFTPNLKVDMLSEINIAPRILTNFTGVMPSQFKKDLDSYLKTRSPVTFLSELRSNLQVSNEPGNRYNIQLINALVLYVGTQAIAHIHNKGSTPSMSTITHSAHMDIFQNLAVDLDTEGRYLFLNAIANQLRYPNSHTHYFSCTMLYLFAEANTEAIQEQITRVLLERLIVNRPHPWGLLITFIELIKNPAFKFWSHDFVHCAPEIEKLFQSVAQCCMGQKQAQQVMEGTGAS